A stretch of Planococcus citri chromosome 5, ihPlaCitr1.1, whole genome shotgun sequence DNA encodes these proteins:
- the LOC135847078 gene encoding uncharacterized protein LOC135847078, translating to MAAPPVDNAVTNIIQQQVLKAAQIIEERLDEEIKQLDDLKCDDIEKLRERRLLQLKKEAKKRQEFLAKGHGEYDELGEEKQFFDVIKKSSNVVIHFYRNCTPRCKIVDHHLKALAKRHVETRFCKVLADRCMFLAEHLKIRVIPTIALIKDSIAKDYIVGFTELGNCDDFSTDILEWRIARCGVIDYDGDLSHPPDKKKNTASKSASIHHKNPAHWNDTGSDLDDD from the exons ATGGCTGCACCACCGGTCGACAACGCGGTAACGAATATAATCCAGCAACAAGTCTTAAAAGCGGCTCAAATTATCGAAGAACGACTAGACGAAGAAATCAAGCAGTTGGACGATCTGAAATGCGACGATATCGAAAAGCTACGTGAAAGACGTCTCTTACAGTTGAAAAAAGAAGCTAAAAAGCGACAAGAATTCTTAGCCAAG GGGCACGGCGAATACGACGAATTAGGAGAAGAGAAACAATTCTTCGACGTTATTAAGAAATCGTCGAACGTTGTGAttcatttttatagaaattgtaCTCCTCGTTGCAAAATAGTCGATCATCATTTAAAAGCGTTGGCTAAACGACACGTCGAGACGAGATTCTGTAAAGTATTGGCCGATAGATGCATGTTTTTGGCAG AGCATTTGAAAATACGCGTCATTCCAACAATAGCGTTGATCAAAGATAGTATTGCCAAAGATTACATCGTTGGGTTTACAGAATTGGGAAATTGCGACGATTTCTCTACCGATATTTTAGAATGGCGTATTGCCAGATGCGGTGTTATCGATTACGATGGTGATTTATCACATCCTCCTGACAAAAAGAAGAACACAGCGTCCAAAAGTGCTAGTATACATCATAAGAATCCGGCTCATTGGAATGATACTGGATCTGACTTGGATGACGATTAA
- the LOC135847073 gene encoding uncharacterized protein LOC135847073 — protein sequence MKETILSTCEKTFLVNALDENLRLDGRDFKDYRDISIHYGREWGNCLVTIGETRVLAQVSCDIQQPKASKPNEGLLHVTVEMSMAALHYEQGRQSDISVQVNRLLEKCLKESKCVDLEALCIVAEEKAWNIRIDLNVMNYEGNLAGCCSIAALASLAHFRHPDVTSTGEKVIVHSHSEKAPIPINLHHYPVIVSYALFNNGKYILSDPTYLEERVADSLLLLSVNSYREFCGMHFEGAPLPSCDVVIKCSREASDVAIWLVKKIKDALADDLKKRSEQKSVSGLTESLNLDHILSTIQENLKIPLKPDTVKAEPHEMPETRDIKMEMELDSAESDDESEVEGTRDAEYVIMNIGSRTAELVKKEEADSEASVEEEEEEDDDEESEDDDDDDDDEDEDSSEDGDDDDVEIIREIKPSESIAEINLSGDSEEDDVVVLESKYKK from the exons agattAGATGGTCGAGACTTCAAAGATTACAGAGACATCTCGATCCATTACGGTCGAGAATGGGGAAATTGTCTGGTTACCATTGGCGAAACAAG GGTCCTGGCTCAAGTATCTTGCGATATTCAACAACCCAAAGCATCCAAACCGAACGAAGGATTGCTTCATGTGACCGTAGAAATGAGTATGGCAGCTTTACACTACGAACAAGGTCGTCAATCCGATATCAGTGTCCAAGTGAATAGACTTCTAGAGAAATGCTTAAAAGAATCGAAATGCGTTGATCTCGAAGCTCTATGTATCGTAGCTGAAGAAAAA GCTTGGAATATTAGAATTGATTTAAATGTAATGAATTACGAAGGTAACTTGGCCGGATGTTGTTCTATAGCTGCTTTAGCCTCCCTGGCACATTTTAGACATCCGGACGTTACTTCGACTGGAGAAAAAGTCATTGTTCATTCGCATTCGGAGAAAGCTCCCATACCTATTAATTTACATCATTATCCTGTTATCGTATCGTACGCTTTGTTTAATAATGG CAAATATATTCTAAGCGATCCAACTTATTTGGAGGAACGAGTAGCCGATTCATTACTTCTACTCAGCGTCAACAGTTATCGAGAATTCTGTGGTATGCATTTCGAAGGCGCTCCATTACCCTCCTGCGATGTAGTCATTAAATGTTCCAGAGAAGCCTCCGATGTAGCTATTTGGttggttaaaaaaatcaaagatgcTTTAGCCGATGATCTAAAGAAAAG ATCTGAGCAGAAATCTGTATCAGGGTTAACGGAATCTCTCAACTTGGATCATATACTTTCGACGattcaagaaaatttgaaaatacctcTAAAACCAGATACCGTTAAAGCAGAGCCTCATGAAATGCCCGAAACACGAGATATTAAAATGGAAATGGAACTCGATAGCGCCGAAAGTGACGATGAATCAGAGGTCGAAGGCACTCGTGATGCTGAATATGTTATTATGAATATTGGAAGTAGAACGGCTGAACTTGTAAAG AAAGAAGAAGCTGATTCTGAAGCGAGTGTagaagaggaagaggaagaggaCGATGATGAAGAGAGCgaagatgacgatgacgatgatgatgatgaagatgaagattCCAGTGAGGATGgagacgacgacgatgtcgaAATAATCAGGGAAATCAAACCATCAGAAAGTATCGCAGAAATAA ATTTGAGCGGCGATAGCGAAGAAGACGACGTAGTAGTGCTCGAAtcgaaatacaaaaaataa